The Candidatus Methylacidiphilales bacterium region CGTCTGATTCTTTATTCGCTGCTCCTGATTATACTGATGCTGACCCGGCCCCAGGGGCTTTTTGGCAATGTGGAATTTCTTCGAAAATTCATGGCGGCCCGCCGTGCAGGCAAATGAAAGAGCTGTTGAAAATCGAACAGGGAACCATGCGCTTCGGCGGCCTGACGGCGCTTTCATCCCTGGATTTTTCCATCCGTGAAAAAGAACTGGTCGGCCTGATCGGTCCGAACGGAGCGGGCAAGACCACGGTCTTCAATCTCATCACCGGTGTCTATCGCCCCACCTCCGGGCGGGTTTTTCTGGGCGAAAGGGACATCACCGGCTTGCGTCCTTATACCATCGCCGCCGCCGGGATCGGGCGGACTTTCCAAAACATCCGCCTGTTCGAGTCCCTGACGGTTTTTGACAACGTGCGCGCGGCATTCAACCTGCACCTCCGGCACAACGCCATTCATGCGTTGACGCGCGGCCCCAAGTTTTGCGAGGAGGAAAAGGAGATCGCGCAAAAGACGCTTGAGATCCTGGAAATCTTCCATCTGGGCGCGCAGCGCGACAAGCCCTGCACGAGCCTTGCCTACGGAGACCAGCGCCGCCTGGAGATTGTCCGCGCGCTGGCGACAAAGCCCCGTCTTCTGCTCTTGGACGAACCGGCGGCAGGC contains the following coding sequences:
- a CDS encoding ATP-binding cassette domain-containing protein translates to MKELLKIEQGTMRFGGLTALSSLDFSIREKELVGLIGPNGAGKTTVFNLITGVYRPTSGRVFLGERDITGLRPYTIAAAGIGRTFQNIRLFESLTVFDNVRAAFNLHLRHNAIHALTRGPKFCEEEKEIAQKTLEILEIFHLGAQRDKPCTSLAYGDQRRLEIVRALATKPRLLLLDEPAAG